From Aspergillus fumigatus Af293 chromosome 5, whole genome shotgun sequence, a single genomic window includes:
- a CDS encoding GTP cyclohydrolase I has product MSSGSPPPGPKPKSAIPPHLLNGSSPLHPSNSTGGRDARERESLNSSIRSSFAPRIPAEFHLPEIETHHVSDAADTYNGPVRKSGVIRPTLSDPPRDPRDEGGALTPPASSSRPSSPYTANPPIDFDGLSWPCPGTRARLESTPEQTEERIQKLAGAVRTIFECIGEDPEREGLRETPERYAKAMLYFTKGYEENVRDLVNGAVFHEDHDELVIVKDIEVFSLCEHHMVPFTGKMHIGYIPDRRVLGLSKLARLAEMFSRRLQVQERLTKQVALAISEVLKPRGVGVVMESSHLCMVMRGVQKTSSTTTTSCMLGCMRSSAKTREEFLTLLNRK; this is encoded by the exons ATGAGCTCcggatctcctcctccaggcccaAAGCCTAAGTCTGCTATTCCGCCTCACCTTTTGAATGGTAGCTCTCCTCTTCACCCTTCCAATTCCACTGGCGGTCGTGACGCTCGTGAGCGCGAGAGTCTAAACTCATCCATCCGCTCCTCCTTTGCTCCTCGCATTCCCGCTGAGTTCCACTTGCCGGAAATAGAAACTCATCATGTCAGTGATGCCGCCGATACCTATAATGGACCTGTTCGGAAGTCGGGCGTTATCAG GCCTACCTTGAGCGATCCCCCGCGAGACCCCAGAGATGAGGGCGGTGCTTTAACCCCCCCGGCAAGTTCCAGTCGACCATCTAGCCCGTACACTGCGAATCCTCCAATTGACTTTGACGGGCTGAGTTGGCCTT GTCCCGGCACGAGAGCACGACTGGAATCTACTCCTGAGCAAACTGAAGAGCGCATTCAGAAACTTGCAGGTGCTGTAAGAACTATATTTGAATGCATTGGAGAGGACCCAGAGAGAGAGGGCCTGCGGGAGACCCCTGAGAGATATGCCAAGGCTATGCTCTACTTCACCAAAGGCTACGAAGAAAATGTCAGGGATCTTGTTAATGGAGCAGTTTTCCATGAGGACCATGATGAGCTGGTTATTGTTAAGGATATTGAGGTGTTTTCCCTCTGCGAACATCACATGGTACCTTTCACTGGAAAG ATGCATATTGGATACATCCCTGACCGTCGGGTGCTTGGTCTTTCTAAGCTAGCCCGGCTGGCGGAGATGTTCTCCCGAAGACTTCAGGTGCAAGAACGTCTCACCAAGCAAGTTGCCCTCGCCATCTCGGAGGTTCTGAAACCCCGCGGCGTTGGTGTCGTCATGGAATCTTCCCACCTTTGTATGGTGATGCGTGGCGTACAGAAAACCAGCAGCACCACGACAACCAGCTGTATGCTGGGTTGCATGCGGTCCAGCGCGAAGACCCGGGAAGAGTTCTTGACGCTCCTTAATAGAAAGTGA
- a CDS encoding putative protein kinase, which produces MAGSRNSPLLRDQWSAPSETRDQRERGRQRPRGSNRDRGRDRFRDRERRRRSKGNGPIPPLRSPPPSRSQPQSELGGPRSYREISPNNTSPRGSSGLPYSEARQRQNQDHRQFVDPQPLEGERPTGRDYRRDNSPSAPPPFKRKRTQSPSPVRPFSPRQDPSHHHPASEQFDEFDRGYPHKKRGRYPGRGRARRRSPRRGRDRRRKESDRFKGLKSPLRGPRSPRHPRERYNSPDPADDIDQEYHHRSPSRYSINSAGSRFSATSRHSFRVDATMNPRPIQSAMNNSFRSSSPPRPVPSFNAEITGVPTEGDPNARETFPFNGERALNANDNQRSHPSRLQADTSQYSTSPKYGPSSNSYQGSPQSTSPHPGGRGGLTGQSPHQRPRGSSHSSPYRQSNYPSQGGSQDQFNQGQAPPTGPANHPQSYSGPSYRGGHSGYRGNSQNHGRDQRFSGSGHSSYNTGPSGRGRFNSFQWNARGGGGSVSPHTTHPEPSQSPAPLPAAGEQSFSGEGDRDQAFGSPSRDLQTLDQGSKPCSEDVDFPKISRPTQPSDTNATPNKGGKFSFAFKAKTTPAPAPKPVPDLAQRMQAREPPPRVAEPARSRVPLGPPPRFKPEPRFDRRDRDRDRDRHRNRERDRGRRDRRDFRRDPRDYREPRDIRDNRKEDRRFDQRHVGRKEDRRQDPRPPRGPRERSPGVKQPQVLTRPKPRPTLPEEYAKSDSVYYRKPGNESVIGAGTYGKVFKAIHVYTQRKVALKKIRMEGEKDGFPVTAVREIKLLQHLRNHNVVSLLEVMVERNECFMVFEYLSHDLTGLINHPTFTLTAAHKKDLAKQMFDGLNYLHHRGVLHRDIKAANILISNRGLLKFADFGLARFFSKSRQLDYTNRVITIWYRPPELLLGETRYGPAVDVWSAGCVFVELFTKKAVFPGEGGEISQLEKLYASLGTPTRAEWPDLVEMPWFELMRPTERKKRVFEDIYREVLSPAALDLVSQIFRYDPTKRPSAEEVLTHPYFVSEEPAPQQAIELENIEGDWHEFESKALRKEKDKEARRAEYQKDKEKRKAALSAPQSERETKRVRQDVEENLQPSAQPVEQ; this is translated from the exons ATGGCTGGGTCCCGTAACAGTCCGCTGTTGAGAGACCAGTGGAGCGCCCCATCCGAGACCAGAGATcagagggagagaggaaggCAGAGGCCTCGAGGGTCGAACCGTGATAGAGGGAGGGACAGATTCCGCGACAGAGAGCGTCGTCGCCGGTCGAAAGGGAACGGGCCTATTCCCCCGTTACGGTCGCCGCCACCTTCGCGTTCTCAACCCCAGTCAGAGCTTGGAGGACCTCGTTCATATCGTGAAATCTCTCCCAATAACACCTCTCCGCGTGGTTCATCCGGTCTGCCGTACTCTGAAGCCAGACAACGCCAGAATCAAGATCATCGCCAATTTGTCGACCCCCAGCCTTTGGAAGGCGAGAGGCCGACCGGAAGAGATTATCGAAGGGACAACTCTCCATCTGCACCTCCACCATTCAAGCGAAAGAGAACACAGAGTCCGTCGCCAGTGAGACCCTTCTCACCTCGACAAGACCCTagccatcaccatccagcCTCGGAGCAGTTTGACGAATTCGATCGGGGCTACCCTCATAAAAAACGTGGACGATATCCGGGGCGTGGCAGGGCGCGTCGAAGGTCTCctagaagaggaagagaccGGCGTAGGAAGGAATCGGATCGCTTCAAGGGCCTCAAGTCCCCTTTACGTGGCCCCAGGTCACCGAGGCACCCCCGTGAGCGATATAACAGCCCGGACCCTGCCGACGACATCGACCAAGAGTATCATCATCGATCGCCTTCTCGCTATTCCATTAACTCAGCTGGTTCGAGATTTTCAGCGACCTCGCGTCACAGCTTCAGAGTTGACGCAACAATGAATCCTAGGCCAATTCAGTCTGCGATGAACAATTCCTTCAGATCTTCATCGCCCCCTCGACCAGTTCCCAGCTTCAATGCTGAAATTACCGGCGTCCCTACAGAAGGAGACCCCAACGCGCGTGAAACGTTTCCTTTCAATGGAGAGCGGGCATTGAATGCCAATGATAACCAGCGCTCTCACCCCTCACGACTACAGGCGGATACGAGTCAATACTCCACTTCACCAAAGTACGGCCCATCAAGTAATTCCTATCAGGGATCCCCTCAATCTACATCACCTCACCCTGGAGGACGTGGGGGTCTGACTGGGCAATCCCCTCATCAGAGGCCGCGAGG GTCTTCACATTCATCTCCATATCGTCAGAGCAATTATCCTTCACAGGGCGGCTCGCAAGACCAGTTCAATCAGGGTCAAGCTCCGCCGACTGGTCCAGCCAACCACCCTCAATCGTATTCGGGTCCTTCCTACCGTGGTGGGCATTCAGGTTATCGTGGGAACTCCCAAAATCATGGCCGCGACCAGCGATTTTCTGGCTCTGGTCACTCATCCTACAATACTGGGCCGTCCGGGCGTGGCCGTTTCAACAGTTTTCAATGGAATgctcgcggcggcggcggctctGTCAGCCCTCATACCACTCATCCGGAGCCCTCACAAAGCCCAGCGCCCCTTCCTGCGGCAGGAGAGCAGAGCTTCTCAGGGGAGGGAGACAGAGACCAAGCTTTCGGGTCTCCGAGCAGAGATCTACAGACCTTGGATCAAGGGTCAAAACCATGTTCCGAGGATGTGGATTTCCCGAAGATATCGCGACCTACACAGCCGTCCGACACCAATGCCACGCCGAATAAAGGCGGCAAGTTTAGCTTTGCCTTCAAAGCCAAAACCActcctgcccctgcccccaAGCCAGTTCCAGATTTGGCACAGAGGATGCAGGCTCGAGAACCTCCACCTCGtgttgctgagcctgctCGTAGTAGGGTGCCTCTTGGCCCACCGCCGCGATTCAAACCTGAACCACGCTTTGACCGCCGCGATCGAGACAGAGACCGGGATCGGCACCGAAATCGTGAGCGGGACAGAGGGAGACGCGACCGAAGAGATTTTCGACGAGACCCGCGTGATTACCGTGAGCCTAGAGATATTCGCGACAACCGAAAAGAAGATCGCCGCTTTGATCAGCGACACGTAGGCAGGAAGGAAGATCGTCGGCAGGACCCTCGTCCACCTCGCGGTCCTCGGGAACGTTCTCCGGGCGTGAAGCAACCCCAAGTATTAACCCGGCCAAAGCCTCGGCCTACTCTCCCAGAGGAGTACGCGAAGTCCGATTCCGTTTATTACCGAAAACCAGGGAACGAGTCCGTCATTGGTGCTGGCACCTACGGAAAAGTCTTCAAAGCAATACACGTTTATACCCAAAGGAAGGTGGCCCTCAAAAAGATACGTATGGAAGGCGAGAAAGACGGCTTCCCTGTTACGGCTGTCCGAGAAATCaagcttctccagcacctTCGCAACCATAATGTGGTCAGTTTACTCGAAGTTATGGTCGAGAGGAATGAGTGTTTTATGGTCTTTGAATACCTTTCGCACGATCTCACAGGTCTCATTAATCACCCGACCTTCACCCTCACCGCTGCTCACAAGAAGGATCTCGCCAAGCAAATGTTTGACGGCTTGAACTACCTTCACCACCGGGGCGTTCTACACCGTGACATCAAGGCAGCAaatatcctcatcagcaacaGGGGCTTGTTGAAGTTCGCAGATTTCGGATTGGCGCGGTTTTTTTCGAAGAGCCGTCAACTTGATTACACCAACCGTGTGATTACGATCTGGTATCGGCCACCGgagcttcttctcggagAGACCAGATATGGTCCTGCTGTGGACGTTTGGAGCGCGGGCTGTGTGTTCGTCGAATTGTTTACAAAGAAGGCTGTCTTTCCTGGAGAAGGGGGCGAAATCAGTCAGCTTGAAAAGCTCTATGCCTCTCTTGGAACGCCTACGCGGGCTGAATGGCCTGATCTTGTGGAGATGCCCTGGTTTGAGCTCATGAGGCCGACggagcgcaagaagcgaGTCTTTGAAGACATATACCGCGAAGTACTGTCACCTGCGGCTTTGGACCTAGTTTCTCAGATATTCCGATACGATCCTACAAAGCGACCCTCAGCTGAGGAAGTACTGACGCACCCCTATTTTGTGTCCGAGGAGCCAGCTCCGCAACAAGCTATCGA GTTGGAAAATATCGAGGGCGACTGGCACGAATTTGAGTCCAAAGCACTGCgcaaggagaaggacaaggaagctCGTCGCGCAGAGTATCagaaagataaagaaaaaaggaaagcGGCTTTGTCGGCGCCGCAAAGCGAAAGGGAGACGAAGCGCGTCAGACAAGACGTGGAGGAAAACTTACAACCCTCGGCCCAGCCTGTTGAACAGTAA
- a CDS encoding eukaryotic translation initiation factor 4E yields the protein MDNANLWTRRANSAKLSLSMTGTDGKDGGAKVDLPRGHTSKRFGPDSSHGGRSNPFNALSPLSGGVSSPSTNASSAFGLGSGAFASFGTPKTPGTNASDLNSSKALGEKRETASEQDSAADVKAKASASSLTGPKEHALKSTWVIWYRPPTPKYSDYEKSTIPLASISSVESFWSIYTHLKRPSLLPTVSDYHIFKKGIRPVWEDDANKKGGKWIVRLKKGVADRYWEDLLLAMIGDQFAEASDEVCGAVLSVRSGEDVLSVWTRIDGGRNIKIRETIKRLLAFPADTNIVWKSHDDSIAQRSAIDQARQEKAAGNAGHHHHHLAGDRRRPTANDESMGDKGKAAAS from the exons ATGGATAATGCAAACTTGTGGACTCGCAGGGCCAA TTCCGCCAAATTGTCTCTGTCCATGACAGGAACCGACGGAAAGGACGGTGGCGCGAAAGTCGATCTTCCCCGCGGACACACATCAAAGCGTTTCGGCCCGGATAGCTCGCACGGCGGTCGATCGAATCCCTTCAATGCATTATCCCCCCTCTCGGGTggcgtttcttctccttccactAACGCATCCTCCGCATTTGGCTTGGGTTCGGGCGCATTCGCGTCCTTTGGTACTCCCAAGACGCCTGGCACCAATGCGTCAGACCTGAATTCGTCCAAAGCGCTGGGGGAGAAGCGAGAGACGGCTTCGGAGCAGGATTCGGCAGCGGatgtcaaggccaaggcttCAGCCTCCTCCTTGACTGGCCCGAAAGAACATGCTCTGAAGTCTACGTGGGTGATCTGGTACCGTCCCCCGACACCCAAGTACTCTGACTATGAGAAGTCAACCATTCCTCTTGCATCTATATCCTCGGTCGAAAGTTTCTGGTCGATATATACACATCTCAAACGCCCATCGCTTCTCCCCACCGTCTCCGACTATCACATTTTTAAGAAAGGTATCCGTCCTGTATGGGAAGACGATGCCAACAAGAAGGGTGGAAAGTGGATTGTTCGGCTGAAGAAGGGAGTTGCTGACCGGTATTGGGAGGATCTTCTGTTGGCCATGATTGGTGACCAGTTTGCGGAGGCTAGTGATGAGGTCTGTGGCGCTGTTCTCAGTGTAAGGAGCGGAGAGGATGTGTTGAGTGTCTGGACCCGGATTGACGGTGGGCGCAATATCAAGATCAG GGAGACGATCAAGCGGCTTCTTGCCTTCCCTGCCGACACCAACATTGTATGGAAGAGCCACGACGACAGTATTGCTCAGCGCTCCGCAATTGACCAGGCTCGCCAGGAGAAGGCGGCCGGAAACGCGggccatcatcaccaccacctcgCGGGAGACCGACGAAGACCTACAGCGAATGACGAGTCCATGGGAGATAAAGGAAAAGCGGCGGCGTCTTGA